CTCTTCGGCGTCGCCGCCCTGCCCCTGGCCTGGGCCGCCGGGCGCCGCCTGGGAGGGCGGCCCACGGCGGAGGCGTCGCTGTTCTTACTGGCCGCCTCGCCCTTCGCCGTCCGCTACGCCACCGAGGCGCGGATGTACTCCATGGTGGTGTTCCTGGTCCTGGCCGGCCACCTGGCCCTGCTCCGGGCGCTGGAGCGGCCGACCCGGCCCCGGCTGGCGGCCGTCTCGGTGGTCACCGGTCTCCTCCTGCTCACCCACTACTGGGCCCTGTTCCTGGCCGGGACGGTGCTGGCCGTCCTCGCCCTCGACGCCCGCCGCCGGGGCGACGCCGGCGACCCGGCGCGCAAGGCGGTGCTGGCGGTGGCCGCCGGGTTCGCCGCCCTGCTCCCGTGGCTCCCCGTGCTGGCCTACCAGGCGCTGAACACGGGCACGCCGTGGGCCGTCCCCCCCGGCGTGATGGAGCTGCGCGACACCTTCGTCGACTTCGCCGGCGGCTACTCCCGGGCCGGCACGGCGCTCGCCCTCCTCTTCGCCGGCCTCGTCGTGCTCGCCCTGGTCGGGCGCCCGGCCGGGCGGGGCGTCGCCCTGGGCCGCGACGGTCGGCCCGGCGCCCGCCGGCTGGCGTTCGTGACGGCGGGGACGCTGGGCGCCGCCTTCGTGCTGGGCCACGTCACCGGCACCGCGTTCGTCCCCCGCTACGCGTCCGTCGTCCTGGCACCGTTCGTGCTGCTGCTGGCCACCGGCACGACCACCCTGGTGAGCGACACCATGCGACGATCGGTCGTCGCCGCGGCGGTCGTGCTCGGGTTGGTCGGCGGCGTGTCGGCCGTCGGCGCCACCCGCACCCAGGCCGGCGACGTGGCCGCCGCCATCGAGCGGCTGGCCCGCCCCGGCGACGTCGTGGCCTTCTGCCCCGACCAGCTGGGACCGGCGGTGAGCCGCCTCCTGCCGCCGTCGATCGACCAGGTCACGTTCCCCGACTTGAGCGCCCCGCAGCGGGTCGACTGGGTCGACTACGCGGCCCGCAACAAGGCGTCCCCCCCGAGGCGGTTCGCGGCCCGGCTGCTGGCGAGGGCGGGCCCCGACCACGACGTGTTCGTGGTGTGGGGCGGCGGCTACCGCACCCTCGGCCGACGCTGCGAGGCCCTGGTCGCCGGCCTCGACACCCGGCGGGCCGAAGTCGTGCGGGTGGAGGTCGACTGGGCGTCCTACGAGCGCATGACGCTCGTCCAGTTCCCGCCCTGGTGAGGGAGCCGGGTTTCGGGCACCTGGCGTGATGTGGAAGGCTCTGGGGGCCGCAGGTTGCAAGCCCGAGCCCGGCGGCTTCGTTCCACCTGTCCGGAGGACCATGCCCGACCGCCCGATCGACGACGACCTGCTCGACCCCGGCACGGGGGTCCTGTCGGAGGCGGAGGGCGGTGGGCAGGACCGCATCGTCATCATCGGCGCCGGCCCGGCCGGGCTCACCGCCGCCTACGAGCTGACCCGCCGGGGCCGGACCGCCGTCGTCCTGGAGAGCGACTCCATGGTCGGCGGCATCAGCCGCACCGAGCAGCGGGACGGGTGGCGGTTCGACATCGGCGGCCACCGCTTCTTCACCAAGGTCAAGGCCGTGGAGGACGTGTGGCGGGAGATCCTCTCCGAGGACGACTTCCTGACCCGTCCCCGCCTCAGCCGGATCTTCTACCGCGGAAAGCTGTTCGACTACCCGCTCAAGCCCATGAACGCCCTGAAGGGCCTCGGGCTCGTCGAGGCGTTCCTGTGCGTGCTCTCCTACGCATGGGCGCGGGTGCGCCCGCCCAAGGACCAGACCAGCTTCGAGGGGTGGACCACGGCCCGCTTCGGCCGGCGTCTCTACCGCATCTTCTTCAAGACCTACACCGAGAAGGTGTGGGGCGTCCCCGCCACCGAGATCAAGGCGGACTGGGCGGCCCAGCGCATCAAGAACCTGTCCCTGATGAAGGCGGTCACCAACGCCATCCTCCCCAAGCGCGGCCAGACCGACATCACCACCCTGATCGAGGAGTTCCGCTACCCCAAGTACGGCCCGGGGATGATGTGGGAGCGGGCCCGGGACCTGGTCGAGGCGCAGGGCAGCAAGGTCATCATGGAGACGCGGGTCACCGGCATCCACCACCGGGGCGGTCGGGCGGTGGCGGTGACGGCGGAGACCGAGGGCGTCGCCACCACCTACGAGGCCGACCACGTCATCTCCTCGATGCCCCTCGGAGCGCTGGTGAGGTCCATGGACCCGCCGGCGCCGCCCGAGGTCGTGGCGGCGGCCGACGGGCTGCGCTACCGGGACTTCCTCACCATCGCCCTCGTCGTCCCCGAGGAGGCGGGCTTCCCCGACAACTGGATCTACGTCCACTCGCCGGACGTCAGGCTCGGCCGCATCCAGAACTTCGGCTCGTGGTCGCCCTACCTCGTCAAGGACGGGCGGACCTGCCTCGGCCTGGAGTACTTCGTGTTCGAGGGTGACGACCTGTGGGTCAGCTCCGACGCCGACCTGGTCGAGCTGGGCAAGCGCGAGCTGCAGACCCTGGGCCTGGTGGAGGCCGACAAGGTCGAGGCCGGCTACGTCATCCGGATGCCGAAGGCGTACCCGATGTACGACGACGTGTACAAGGGCCACGTCGAGACCATGCGCGAGTGGCTGGAGGCCAACGTGGCGAACGTCCACCCGGTCGGGCGCAACGGCATGCACCGGTACAACAACCAGGACCACTCGATGTACACGGCCATGCTCTCGGTGGACAACATCTTCGGCGCCGACCACGACATCTGGAACGTGAACGTCGAGGCCGAGTACCACGAGGAGATGCGCAAGACGGCGCCGGCGGTGCCCTCCGGGGGCGCAACCGCTTCGTGACGCTGCAGCACGTCGTGCTCTTCCGGTTCGCGGGCGAGGACGAGGCGCGCGAGTGCGTCGCCCGGCTGCGGGCCATGGCCGGCGCCATCCCCCAGGTGCGTCGCCTGGAGGCCGGGGTCAACCAGGTGCCCTCCGAGCGGGCCTACGACGTGGGCCTCGTCGTCACCCTCGACTCCCCGGACGACCTCCAGGGGTACCGCGACCACCCCGTCCACCGGCCCGTCCTGGCCTGGGTCCGCCAGCACGCCACCGCGACGGCCGCCGCCGACTTCGACCCGCACGCGCCGGTGTAGGTCTTCGATCTCATTCGTTCGGTCCGCTCAGCCCATTCGGTCGAGTTGATCGTGCTGCGGCGGAGAGACGGGCGGTCACGGCGGCGACCAGGGGGACGAGGCGGGACCGCTCGGGCACCAGTGGTGCGCTCACGCCCTCCTCGACGGCGCCCTCGGCGCACACCGGGCCCACGCAGGCGGCGAGCACGGGCCCGTCGAGGGCCCGGCGCAGGTCGGCGTCCAGGCCGGCGGCGGCGGCGATCACGAA
This Acidimicrobiales bacterium DNA region includes the following protein-coding sequences:
- a CDS encoding glycosyltransferase family 39 protein translates to MDLAPRATIRRARGADLPLDASLRRRLEAATGVRAGVLAAAAVALAAGVVLRFAATGDLWLDEALAVNIAELPLADIPDALRRDGAPPLYYVLLHGWMALFGDGTVAVRALSGLFGVAALPLAWAAGRRLGGRPTAEASLFLLAASPFAVRYATEARMYSMVVFLVLAGHLALLRALERPTRPRLAAVSVVTGLLLLTHYWALFLAGTVLAVLALDARRRGDAGDPARKAVLAVAAGFAALLPWLPVLAYQALNTGTPWAVPPGVMELRDTFVDFAGGYSRAGTALALLFAGLVVLALVGRPAGRGVALGRDGRPGARRLAFVTAGTLGAAFVLGHVTGTAFVPRYASVVLAPFVLLLATGTTTLVSDTMRRSVVAAAVVLGLVGGVSAVGATRTQAGDVAAAIERLARPGDVVAFCPDQLGPAVSRLLPPSIDQVTFPDLSAPQRVDWVDYAARNKASPPRRFAARLLARAGPDHDVFVVWGGGYRTLGRRCEALVAGLDTRRAEVVRVEVDWASYERMTLVQFPPW
- a CDS encoding NAD(P)/FAD-dependent oxidoreductase, coding for MPDRPIDDDLLDPGTGVLSEAEGGGQDRIVIIGAGPAGLTAAYELTRRGRTAVVLESDSMVGGISRTEQRDGWRFDIGGHRFFTKVKAVEDVWREILSEDDFLTRPRLSRIFYRGKLFDYPLKPMNALKGLGLVEAFLCVLSYAWARVRPPKDQTSFEGWTTARFGRRLYRIFFKTYTEKVWGVPATEIKADWAAQRIKNLSLMKAVTNAILPKRGQTDITTLIEEFRYPKYGPGMMWERARDLVEAQGSKVIMETRVTGIHHRGGRAVAVTAETEGVATTYEADHVISSMPLGALVRSMDPPAPPEVVAAADGLRYRDFLTIALVVPEEAGFPDNWIYVHSPDVRLGRIQNFGSWSPYLVKDGRTCLGLEYFVFEGDDLWVSSDADLVELGKRELQTLGLVEADKVEAGYVIRMPKAYPMYDDVYKGHVETMREWLEANVANVHPVGRNGMHRYNNQDHSMYTAMLSVDNIFGADHDIWNVNVEAEYHEEMRKTAPAVPSGGATAS
- a CDS encoding Dabb family protein, producing the protein MTLQHVVLFRFAGEDEARECVARLRAMAGAIPQVRRLEAGVNQVPSERAYDVGLVVTLDSPDDLQGYRDHPVHRPVLAWVRQHATATAAADFDPHAPV